A single genomic interval of Aureliella helgolandensis harbors:
- a CDS encoding DUF1559 domain-containing protein, which yields MFVSSLRPRKVRIRPLGFTLVELLVVIAIIGILVGLLLPAVQAAREAARRMQCSNNLKQSALSLHNYESSFKRFPAHMTGTGSIAQYGQRGVYSGWYSLLPFCEQSALYNQLESMQVNPWSSATNGNLIGNLRLSYMECPSDAGEQDPYGRVRNGMSSYGFCTGDDIAASVIVPDERSNTALANQKQPVSHRGIFGRYYYPSMGALSDGTSNTIALGERSRPSSQRGKGMAALDLSADPNAYSPLSCKVLWGGNEYIASANTDIGDQSPGYRVLGGNTFFTGLSTILGPNSAVCVVGSTSLSNHYAGGIWTATSEHTGGVQVAMADGSVHFISDAIDTGNLATFAPSRLSSGPSPYGVWGALGTKSGGESAQLE from the coding sequence ATGTTTGTTTCTTCATTACGGCCGCGTAAGGTACGCATCAGGCCACTGGGTTTTACGCTAGTCGAGCTTCTGGTGGTGATCGCTATCATTGGCATTCTCGTTGGACTTTTGCTACCTGCCGTACAAGCAGCCCGCGAAGCCGCTCGACGGATGCAGTGTAGCAACAACCTAAAACAGAGCGCTTTGTCGCTTCACAACTACGAATCGAGCTTCAAGCGTTTTCCAGCTCATATGACCGGAACGGGGTCAATCGCCCAGTATGGGCAACGGGGCGTTTATTCGGGTTGGTACTCACTGCTGCCATTCTGCGAGCAAAGCGCACTTTACAACCAGTTGGAGTCGATGCAGGTAAATCCTTGGAGCTCGGCTACCAATGGAAATCTCATCGGAAATCTCCGCCTGTCCTACATGGAGTGCCCTAGTGACGCCGGTGAGCAAGACCCCTATGGTCGCGTTCGCAATGGCATGTCGAGCTATGGATTTTGCACCGGCGATGACATTGCAGCTTCCGTAATCGTTCCAGACGAACGCTCCAACACCGCCTTGGCGAACCAAAAGCAACCGGTTTCACACCGCGGAATTTTTGGTCGCTATTACTACCCATCGATGGGGGCTCTGTCCGACGGTACCAGTAATACCATTGCCTTAGGCGAACGCTCTCGTCCAAGTAGCCAACGCGGCAAGGGAATGGCGGCGCTCGACTTGTCCGCGGATCCCAATGCCTATTCTCCACTTAGCTGCAAAGTTCTGTGGGGCGGCAACGAATACATTGCATCCGCTAACACCGATATCGGTGACCAGTCTCCTGGCTACCGCGTGTTGGGTGGCAACACATTCTTCACCGGACTTAGCACGATCTTGGGCCCTAACTCCGCAGTCTGCGTGGTGGGCTCAACGTCGCTATCGAATCACTATGCAGGTGGAATTTGGACCGCAACGTCCGAACATACCGGTGGTGTTCAAGTAGCCATGGCCGATGGTAGCGTGCATTTCATCAGCGATGCCATTGATACTGGCAATTTGGCGACCTTCGCTCCATCACGACTTTCCAGCGGCCCAAGCCCGTATGGTGTGTGGGGTGCCCTCGGAACCAAGAGCGGTGGCGAATCC
- a CDS encoding CRTAC1 family protein, with the protein MRNRSLCLLLSMLVAQALFAQAPDNKLQLTDVSNQTGIEFVHTDGGSGEHYIVESVVCGLALFDYNNDGWTDLYFLNGAPLKGTVTDQPPTNVLYRNNGDFTFSDVTSSAGVGDVGYGLGVVVADYNQDGYDDLYINNFGKNVLYTNNGNGSFRDSSAAMGQPVLDQFGAGCAFLDIEGDGDLDLYVANYVDFTYDRHIVRMIGEHQFHPGPTDYSPSSDILFRNNNDGTFFNISQAAGISAVATNSMGVLAVDVDEDGDCDIVVANDQMANSLFLNDGLGHFVERGVEAGIGFDRRGRANGNMGIEFGDVDADGLLDLFTTTYQDEMPVLYKNFGGGLFMDQTNLAQIDTRLTPHVHWGCGLVDFDHDSDLDLFVSCGHFMDNIAYIDDRTAVDVPNYLLENMGTGSFRNPTHPMGSGMDIVASSRGAAFDDLDNDGDIDVVVLNANGKPNILRNELIGNSQASSTPESPAARQGVNWLRLRLIGTTSNRSAVGAKVSIQSNGKLQIANTVAGRGYQSHYLSRLHFGLGGDATTLANVKWANGISEEFVIPNVNQEWNLIEGDGQAKSIDSPSAL; encoded by the coding sequence ATGCGTAATCGGTCGCTCTGTCTCCTACTATCAATGCTCGTTGCTCAAGCCCTCTTCGCCCAAGCACCGGACAACAAGTTGCAATTGACCGACGTTTCCAACCAAACTGGAATCGAGTTTGTTCATACCGATGGAGGAAGCGGCGAGCACTATATTGTGGAATCGGTTGTATGTGGCTTGGCATTGTTCGACTACAACAATGACGGCTGGACCGATCTCTACTTCCTGAACGGGGCTCCCCTCAAGGGAACCGTTACGGATCAACCACCCACCAATGTTCTCTACCGCAACAACGGAGACTTCACCTTCTCCGACGTCACCTCTTCAGCCGGAGTCGGCGACGTGGGCTATGGGCTCGGAGTCGTCGTCGCCGATTACAATCAAGATGGATACGACGACCTCTACATCAACAATTTCGGCAAGAACGTCTTATACACCAACAATGGAAACGGCAGCTTTCGCGACAGCTCTGCGGCCATGGGGCAGCCCGTTCTCGACCAGTTCGGCGCAGGATGCGCCTTTCTTGACATTGAAGGGGATGGCGATCTCGATCTGTATGTGGCCAACTACGTCGACTTTACCTATGACCGCCACATTGTCCGCATGATTGGGGAACACCAATTCCATCCAGGCCCAACCGATTACTCCCCAAGTTCTGACATTCTGTTTCGCAACAACAACGACGGGACGTTTTTCAATATCAGCCAGGCTGCGGGAATCTCAGCGGTGGCCACCAATAGCATGGGCGTATTGGCGGTCGATGTGGACGAGGATGGGGATTGCGATATCGTGGTCGCCAACGACCAAATGGCCAACTCATTGTTCCTGAACGATGGACTTGGCCATTTCGTGGAAAGGGGCGTGGAAGCAGGGATCGGATTTGATCGGCGCGGCAGAGCCAACGGCAACATGGGCATTGAATTTGGTGACGTGGATGCTGACGGCCTGCTCGATCTGTTCACGACCACCTACCAAGATGAAATGCCTGTTCTGTACAAGAACTTTGGCGGGGGATTATTCATGGACCAGACTAACCTCGCCCAAATTGACACTCGCCTGACGCCTCATGTGCACTGGGGTTGTGGCTTGGTGGACTTCGACCATGATTCGGATCTCGATCTCTTTGTCTCATGCGGTCACTTTATGGACAACATTGCGTACATCGACGATCGGACCGCCGTAGACGTCCCAAACTACCTGCTGGAGAATATGGGAACCGGATCATTCCGCAATCCGACTCACCCCATGGGCAGTGGAATGGACATCGTAGCGAGTAGTCGCGGTGCCGCGTTTGACGACCTCGACAATGACGGAGATATCGATGTAGTGGTCCTCAATGCAAATGGCAAACCCAATATTCTCCGCAATGAGCTTATCGGAAATTCCCAAGCATCGTCGACGCCTGAATCGCCTGCTGCCAGGCAGGGAGTTAACTGGCTGCGCCTGCGGTTGATTGGCACAACTTCCAATCGCTCTGCCGTGGGCGCGAAAGTGAGCATTCAATCGAATGGAAAGCTTCAAATCGCAAACACCGTAGCCGGCCGCGGCTACCAAAGTCACTACTTATCTCGCCTGCACTTCGGGCTCGGTGGAGATGCGACAACGCTTGCGAACGTCAAATGGGCCAACGGAATCTCAGAAGAATTCGTGATCCCCAATGTCAATCAAGAATGGAACTTGATTGAAGGTGATGGCCAGGCGAAATCTATCGACAGCCCTTCTGCACTCTGA
- a CDS encoding tetratricopeptide repeat protein, translating into MGRRAQRTPRGKSGSASSQLRNTPKPFDWKRIGLAVLSVLLLLGILAVLWPLPEEAGPNIQRPNFQQSSPRQPKSQQSRSNEQAPLPPTESIDSLERQLGLHAASPDTAESALDFGQLEQEITAQADLVVKEYPADFQAWHLAGKIYGKYKQSEPAELRFKKALEIAPNDLQVRQDLADVLLQVGRNADAVAILSEATTLVPNFETQPDFVHALAESLMGVGRLDEARQLLTTMLEDSPDSPHHWISLGKVELQKQEFALAEASFHRALALDETSEAAWLALCQTLAFQRKTEEAAAARKQLEALRQTSLSERESFEEEHLLSLRRFAASSFRSLAVIRQNHGDSKQAQLGLERSLALDPSNLLTLSHLMVFHRNGGEFPAAADIARRILKLQPDLFSHYVNLANLSMEQSDPHTAELALRLAAQRELADGQAQLSLAQFMLMLKRPVEAIAPARSAVQEMGSLDARLVLVSALNASGRTAEAQAELDDARMRFPRDPRLSP; encoded by the coding sequence ATGGGCCGCCGCGCTCAACGAACACCACGTGGAAAAAGCGGCTCCGCGTCCTCCCAACTGCGGAACACGCCGAAACCATTTGATTGGAAACGCATTGGATTGGCGGTACTGTCGGTCCTACTATTGCTCGGCATTCTGGCCGTCCTGTGGCCTCTACCCGAAGAAGCTGGGCCCAATATTCAACGACCCAATTTCCAACAGTCCAGTCCGCGCCAGCCAAAATCCCAACAGTCGAGAAGCAACGAACAGGCACCGCTGCCGCCAACGGAGTCGATCGACAGCTTAGAACGACAACTGGGACTCCACGCTGCCTCCCCCGACACGGCAGAGAGTGCACTCGATTTTGGGCAGCTGGAACAGGAGATCACGGCCCAAGCAGATTTGGTGGTCAAGGAGTACCCTGCGGACTTCCAAGCCTGGCACCTAGCCGGCAAAATTTACGGGAAGTACAAGCAATCAGAGCCAGCTGAATTGCGATTCAAGAAAGCCCTAGAGATCGCCCCGAATGATTTGCAGGTGCGGCAGGACCTAGCGGATGTTTTGTTGCAAGTTGGCCGCAACGCGGACGCCGTCGCGATACTCTCCGAGGCCACGACTCTCGTCCCCAATTTTGAAACTCAGCCAGATTTTGTTCATGCACTCGCTGAATCGCTCATGGGGGTTGGACGATTGGATGAAGCGCGTCAATTACTCACGACCATGCTGGAGGACTCCCCCGATTCCCCCCATCACTGGATTAGCTTGGGAAAGGTCGAATTGCAGAAGCAAGAGTTCGCACTTGCTGAAGCCAGCTTCCATCGAGCCTTGGCACTCGACGAAACTAGTGAGGCAGCTTGGCTTGCGCTTTGTCAAACGCTTGCTTTTCAAAGGAAAACCGAGGAGGCCGCTGCAGCCCGAAAGCAATTGGAGGCACTGCGCCAGACGTCCTTGTCGGAACGCGAGAGCTTCGAAGAGGAACACCTTCTTTCGTTGAGGCGTTTTGCTGCGAGCAGCTTTCGTTCGCTCGCGGTTATTCGCCAAAATCATGGAGATAGTAAACAAGCCCAACTGGGATTGGAGCGTTCCCTAGCGCTGGACCCCTCCAATTTGCTCACCCTTTCTCATCTAATGGTTTTTCACCGCAATGGAGGTGAGTTTCCCGCCGCTGCAGATATAGCTCGCCGCATCCTTAAGCTGCAGCCTGATCTCTTTTCTCACTATGTGAATCTGGCCAACCTAAGCATGGAGCAGTCAGATCCTCACACTGCAGAACTAGCGCTGCGGCTGGCTGCCCAACGTGAACTGGCAGACGGGCAGGCGCAACTTTCACTCGCCCAGTTTATGCTAATGCTAAAGCGTCCCGTGGAGGCTATCGCGCCCGCCCGATCGGCCGTGCAGGAGATGGGGTCTCTCGACGCACGCCTAGTGTTAGTTTCAGCCCTGAATGCCAGCGGCCGAACTGCCGAAGCGCAAGCGGAACTAGACGACGCGAGGATGCGTTTCCCCCGCGATCCACGCCTAAGCCCTTAA